From Oceanipulchritudo coccoides, the proteins below share one genomic window:
- a CDS encoding MFS transporter has translation MNRTHGDTPIKPHTTHVTSPEDKVPFWRKAGYGTGMLGYALLIQVYMQFYNPVFNDTLGLSPVLIAWIISASRIWDSITDPLMGNLSDNTFSKWGRRRPWIALGALLCALSFIAIWWFPRGMDPSFYFWWLLIFSLVFYLAFTVFSVPYIALGMELSPDYHERTSVMTTRTVIEQFGFFIVSSLFFLTSLEVFSDRAEGMRYNSLWVGLVIFFVIMAPAVFAREHPSFLVARNKDTEAKGKRLKVPLVTSVKETLSCWPFLNLALITVISYLGVITVGSLGYYVTVYHLFAGDKTVASGTVLTLVGYCIPISAMIGLPLMNSLSHRIGKRNALIVAFGLTIIGAALRWHLYTPENPYLSMIPTILFGVGTAGAYLFINAMIPEAVDADELRTGERREGMFSAVYGWTYKLGAALAILLSGYVLQWTGFDTALGGDQAPETIYWLRVSFAWICAIAMLVTTLLAFTYPITEKKAYEIRQQLAEARKNRQPS, from the coding sequence GTCACCTCGCCGGAGGACAAGGTCCCCTTCTGGCGCAAGGCCGGATACGGCACTGGAATGCTGGGGTACGCCCTTTTGATCCAGGTCTACATGCAATTCTACAACCCGGTCTTTAACGATACACTTGGGCTGAGTCCGGTGCTGATTGCCTGGATCATTTCCGCTTCGCGTATTTGGGATTCCATTACTGATCCCTTGATGGGCAACCTCTCCGACAATACATTCTCCAAATGGGGGCGACGCCGGCCCTGGATTGCCCTTGGTGCCCTGCTCTGCGCCTTGAGCTTCATCGCCATCTGGTGGTTCCCGCGTGGCATGGATCCGTCATTCTACTTCTGGTGGCTCCTGATCTTCTCCCTTGTCTTTTACCTCGCCTTCACGGTCTTTTCCGTTCCCTACATCGCTCTCGGGATGGAGCTGTCACCCGATTATCACGAACGCACCAGTGTGATGACCACCCGGACGGTGATTGAACAATTCGGCTTCTTCATCGTTTCCAGCCTCTTCTTCCTCACTAGCCTTGAGGTCTTTTCCGACCGTGCCGAGGGCATGCGCTATAACAGCCTCTGGGTGGGCCTTGTTATCTTTTTCGTCATCATGGCCCCGGCCGTCTTCGCCCGCGAACATCCGTCCTTTCTTGTTGCGCGCAACAAGGATACCGAGGCAAAGGGCAAGCGGCTCAAGGTTCCCCTTGTTACCAGCGTTAAGGAAACCCTTTCCTGCTGGCCCTTCCTCAATCTCGCACTGATTACCGTCATCAGCTATCTCGGCGTCATCACCGTAGGATCACTCGGTTACTACGTTACCGTGTACCACCTCTTCGCCGGGGATAAGACCGTGGCCTCCGGAACAGTGCTGACCCTTGTCGGCTACTGCATCCCGATCTCGGCCATGATCGGGCTACCGCTGATGAACAGCCTTTCCCACAGAATCGGCAAACGCAACGCCCTCATTGTCGCCTTCGGCCTCACCATCATTGGGGCCGCCCTGCGCTGGCACTTGTATACCCCCGAGAATCCATACCTTTCCATGATTCCGACCATCCTCTTTGGAGTCGGAACGGCCGGGGCCTACCTCTTTATCAACGCCATGATTCCGGAAGCCGTCGATGCCGATGAATTGCGGACCGGCGAACGCCGGGAAGGCATGTTCAGCGCGGTCTATGGATGGACCTACAAACTCGGTGCCGCCCTCGCCATCCTCCTCTCCGGTTATGTCCTCCAATGGACCGGCTTTGATACCGCGCTCGGCGGTGACCAGGCCCCCGAGACCATCTACTGGTTGCGCGTCAGCTTCGCATGGATCTGTGCCATCGCCATGCTTGTCACAACCCTCCTCGCATTCACCTATCCGATCACCGAGAAAAAGGCTTACGAGATCCGACAGCAATTGGCCGAAGCGCGCAAGAATAGGCAACCGTCCTAA